Genomic window (Asticcacaulis excentricus CB 48):
TCGACATCGACCCCCGCACGCACCCGGCGTGGACCGGCGGTCAGAACACCCTGCTTGACCGCGCCGGCCGCGTGTCGCGCTTCAACAACAAGTTCGGCGGTTTCCTTAAAAAGTAACTGTGAGCTGACGCTCACGGGCTCAAGAAGTAAGCCTCAGCACTTAGTTGCAGATTTTAAAACCGGCTCAGGCAACTGGGCCGGTTTTTCGTTGTCCCTCTCTCTGTGAAGCGGCGGAGCCGCGTGAAGTCGATGACGGGCAACATTCAGTCGGGGCTAAAGCCACAGATTGCACAGATCAAGAACGTCTAACGGCAGCTTTATCTGGATTAATCCGAGGCGCGAAGCGCCCATCTGTGTAATCTGTGTCATCTGTGGATACCTTCTCTTCCTGCGTTGCAGGAGGAAAAGCGACGGGCTTACGGCACCACGGTCACAAACAGATAGGTGGCAAAGATCACCAGATGCGTCACGCCCTGCAACACGGTCGTGCGGCCGGTGCCCAGTGAGAAAATCGACACCACAAACGACAGCAGCAGCAGGACCATCGACTTGGTATCGAGCCCCAGCGACAGGGGCCAGCCCATGATGACGCTCAACACCGCCACCGCCGGAAT
Coding sequences:
- the rpmE gene encoding 50S ribosomal protein L31 encodes the protein MKKDGHPDYHWITVTLTDGSSYQTRSTYGKEGAVLNLDIDPRTHPAWTGGQNTLLDRAGRVSRFNNKFGGFLKK